A window from Halomicrobium urmianum encodes these proteins:
- a CDS encoding sensor histidine kinase, with the protein MGVPSARRSPTALIAVNVFLIAIIAAGLGFRVASGAELSGACLASVATGVPAHVAFAVGAYRLGRSEVTPESYPRIVRWTLVGAGLLAALVGVFAVTLHESWVAVAGTIRWAVGIGGGAGFFAGFVSARLTEQRLAAERASVRAEEARRRQESLEYLNALLRHEVLNAATVVSGRTAHLQSQSEDDDLAEHLAAIRRQADDMAATVDDVRTLIQASTDAADLEPIDAVPIVEEQLRTLDEQYDRLRTESDLPATAVVRADDLLGRLFEELFRNCIEHADAAPVRLTVTGRTTDEHLVVEVADDGPGIPPDLREGLFAQGVDRLDEKSRLGAAIVGQLTETYGGDVELTETGPDGTVVTVRLPLATPRTGSGGSRSTTADDGRE; encoded by the coding sequence ATGGGGGTGCCCTCCGCCCGGCGGAGTCCCACCGCGTTGATCGCAGTCAACGTCTTCCTGATCGCGATCATCGCCGCTGGGCTCGGATTCCGGGTCGCCAGCGGGGCGGAGCTGTCGGGCGCGTGCCTCGCCAGCGTGGCCACCGGCGTCCCCGCCCACGTCGCCTTCGCCGTCGGCGCCTATCGGCTCGGCCGCTCGGAGGTCACACCGGAGTCCTATCCTCGGATCGTCCGGTGGACGCTCGTCGGCGCGGGACTGCTCGCCGCGCTCGTCGGCGTCTTCGCGGTCACGCTGCACGAGTCGTGGGTCGCGGTGGCCGGGACGATCAGGTGGGCGGTGGGGATCGGCGGCGGCGCTGGCTTCTTCGCCGGCTTCGTCAGCGCTCGCCTGACCGAGCAGCGCCTCGCGGCCGAGCGTGCCTCCGTCCGCGCCGAGGAGGCCAGGCGGCGACAGGAGTCGCTGGAGTACCTCAACGCGCTCCTCCGTCACGAGGTCCTGAACGCGGCGACCGTCGTCTCGGGGCGGACGGCACACCTCCAGTCGCAGTCCGAGGACGACGACCTCGCCGAGCACCTCGCGGCCATCAGGCGCCAGGCCGACGACATGGCCGCGACCGTCGACGACGTCCGCACCCTGATTCAGGCGAGCACGGACGCGGCGGACCTCGAACCGATCGACGCCGTACCGATCGTCGAGGAGCAGCTCCGGACGCTCGACGAGCAGTACGACCGCCTCCGGACGGAGTCGGACCTGCCGGCGACGGCGGTCGTGCGCGCCGACGACCTCCTCGGGCGGCTCTTCGAGGAGCTGTTCCGGAACTGTATCGAGCACGCCGACGCCGCCCCCGTCCGCCTCACCGTCACGGGCCGGACGACCGACGAGCACCTCGTCGTCGAGGTGGCCGACGACGGGCCGGGGATTCCGCCCGACCTGCGCGAGGGGTTGTTCGCGCAGGGCGTCGATCGGCTGGACGAGAAGAGCCGGCTGGGAGCGGCCATCGTCGGCCAGCTGACCGAGACGTACGGTGGGGACGTCGAACTGACCGAGACTGGCCCGGACGGGACGGTCGTCACGGTCCGGTTGCCACTGGCGACGCCGCGGACGGGGAGCGGCGGAAGCCGGTCGACGACGGCGGACGACGGTCGCGAGTAG
- the twy1 gene encoding 4-demethylwyosine synthase TYW1, producing the protein MSDSDSGGPKQVSDPEYHSENHTAAQTCGWTANAVRGEGKCYKYIFYGIESHRCIQMTPVVKCNERCVFCWRDHAGHAYELDGVEWDDPAAVAEASLDLQKRLLSGFGGNDEVPDQVFEEAMEPRHVAISLDGEPTLYPYLPELIEEFHDRDITTFLVSNGTNPDVLADCDPTQLYVSVDAPDRKTFDSTVKAVEDGAWDSLIDTLDVLAEKEETRTVIRTTLVKGHNMHHPAWYAAMCDRANADFVEMKAYMHVGHSRGRLDRDSMPSHDEVRAFTEDVQQFLPDHDVIKEVEESHVAVLARDEETWVPKLEKGSEFWERDPVVSY; encoded by the coding sequence ATGAGCGACAGCGACTCTGGTGGTCCCAAGCAGGTCTCCGACCCGGAGTACCACAGCGAGAACCACACGGCCGCCCAGACGTGTGGCTGGACCGCCAACGCCGTCCGGGGGGAGGGCAAGTGCTACAAGTACATCTTCTATGGGATCGAGTCGCACAGGTGCATCCAGATGACGCCCGTCGTGAAGTGCAACGAGCGGTGCGTCTTCTGCTGGCGGGACCACGCCGGCCACGCCTACGAACTGGACGGCGTCGAGTGGGACGACCCGGCCGCGGTCGCCGAGGCCTCGCTGGACCTCCAGAAGCGGCTCCTCTCGGGGTTCGGCGGCAACGACGAGGTGCCCGACCAGGTGTTCGAGGAGGCCATGGAGCCGCGCCACGTCGCCATCTCGCTGGACGGCGAACCCACGCTCTACCCCTACCTGCCGGAGCTCATCGAGGAGTTCCACGACCGCGACATCACCACCTTCCTCGTCTCGAACGGCACCAACCCCGACGTGCTCGCCGACTGTGACCCGACGCAGCTGTACGTCTCCGTCGACGCCCCCGACCGCAAGACGTTCGACTCGACCGTCAAGGCCGTCGAGGACGGCGCCTGGGACTCGCTGATCGACACGCTAGACGTCCTCGCCGAGAAGGAGGAGACACGCACCGTAATCCGGACGACGCTGGTCAAGGGCCACAACATGCACCACCCCGCGTGGTACGCGGCGATGTGCGACCGCGCGAACGCCGACTTCGTCGAGATGAAGGCCTACATGCACGTCGGACACTCGCGGGGCCGGCTGGACCGGGACTCGATGCCCAGTCACGACGAGGTCCGCGCGTTCACCGAGGACGTCCAGCAGTTCCTGCCCGACCACGACGTCATCAAGGAGGTCGAGGAGTCCCACGTCGCGGTGCTCGCGCGCGACGAGGAGACTTGGGTCCCGAAGCTGGAGAAGGGCAGCGAGTTCTGGGAGCGGGATCCGGTGGTTAGTTACTGA
- a CDS encoding PAS domain S-box protein → MGSSSPSESPLRTRAQRQEFVADIGRLALEAGDFERLLDEVVVGIAAGLDVPLSQALELRPDGDEALLRRGAGWDDGLVGTAAVPTEGSTAGRALETGEPVAVDDLRADERSAAAGALTDRDVVAAVSVVVGPRDDPWGVLEAYATEDGAFADADVAFLRSVANALAAAVETDRVRDDRDRELERYERLVDRLPVGVYRNTPGHDGEFVEVNDAMLSIFDADSESELLDCDVSALYPDPEQRSEFSERLEREGVVEDVELKQETLDGRPIWISVTAIRTEEDGEVYFDGIVRDVTERKRTQQRLAEERDTFAEGPAVVFRWKNEEGWPVEYVSENVEDVFGYAPAELESGDVPYTDLLLEGEIDRIAAEVAEHSDETTERFSHEPYRVRTKDGEVRWVKDTTKVVRDEAGEITHYMGYLVDITERTVRERELEESEQRYRTLIDHFPNGAVALVDEDLRYRTVGGEPERIADLTADELEGEPVAEAVSPELAAELVPRYEAALEGTADSFEAELDGRCFQFQVVPVRDGDGEVFAALGTSQDVTERTKHERMLTKYEAIVETIDDGIYVKDEDGRFTIVNEAYAEMTGYDREELIGEHASMVVDESTIQRSRATLDSGDGNRVMEADIETAGGDRLPAEATFATLETGDGESEEIGVVRDVSERKERERELERYETIVEAVNDGVYVVDEDGRFTMVNDSYAEMTGYDREELIGEHVTTVVDRDVAEAARGVEAEMRDGRFDGTPIEAELETRDGDRVPAEATFAILETGDGGEQRVGVVRDVTDRREYERRLEASNERLEQFAYAASHDLQEPLRMVSSYLQLIERRYADELDDEGREFLAFAVDGADRMREMIEGLLEYSRIETRGEPFEPVDLDDVLAEVRDDLQIRIEETNAEIDAESLPTVEGDRGQLRQVLQNLIDNAIEYSGDAPPRIHVGAERNGSEWAISVSDRGIGIDPDDADRVFEVFQRLHTHEEHEGTGIGLALCRRIVERHGVQPSEARLGSEDEQSESRGVRANGVSAGSTDGRSESVGGDIRIDSEPGEGTTVTFTLPAADGDR, encoded by the coding sequence ATGGGATCCTCGTCGCCCTCAGAATCGCCACTTCGTACTCGGGCCCAGCGGCAGGAATTCGTTGCCGATATCGGTCGGCTGGCCCTGGAGGCGGGCGACTTCGAGCGGCTACTGGACGAGGTCGTGGTGGGGATTGCGGCGGGGCTGGACGTCCCGCTGAGTCAGGCACTGGAACTGCGGCCCGACGGCGACGAAGCGCTCCTCAGACGCGGCGCGGGCTGGGACGACGGGCTCGTCGGCACCGCCGCCGTCCCGACGGAGGGGTCGACGGCGGGACGGGCCCTCGAGACCGGCGAACCGGTCGCCGTCGACGACCTGCGCGCGGACGAGCGGTCCGCCGCGGCCGGGGCGCTCACGGATCGCGACGTCGTCGCCGCCGTCAGCGTCGTCGTCGGCCCGAGGGACGACCCGTGGGGCGTCCTGGAGGCGTACGCGACCGAGGATGGGGCGTTCGCAGACGCCGACGTGGCCTTCCTCCGGAGCGTCGCGAACGCCCTGGCGGCGGCCGTCGAGACCGACCGCGTCCGGGACGACCGCGACCGGGAGCTGGAGCGCTACGAGCGCCTCGTCGACCGGCTCCCGGTCGGCGTCTACCGCAACACGCCCGGCCACGACGGGGAGTTCGTCGAGGTCAACGACGCGATGCTGTCGATCTTCGACGCCGACAGCGAGTCTGAGCTGCTGGACTGCGACGTCAGCGCGCTCTACCCCGACCCCGAGCAGCGCAGCGAGTTCAGCGAGCGGCTCGAGCGCGAAGGGGTCGTCGAGGACGTGGAACTAAAGCAGGAGACCCTCGACGGACGGCCGATCTGGATATCGGTGACCGCGATCCGGACCGAGGAGGACGGCGAGGTCTACTTCGACGGCATCGTTCGCGACGTCACCGAGCGCAAGCGCACCCAGCAGCGACTGGCGGAGGAGCGCGACACGTTCGCCGAGGGGCCGGCGGTCGTCTTCCGGTGGAAGAACGAGGAGGGGTGGCCGGTCGAGTACGTCTCCGAGAACGTCGAGGACGTGTTCGGCTACGCGCCGGCGGAGCTGGAGTCCGGCGACGTCCCGTACACGGACCTGCTCCTCGAGGGGGAGATCGACCGGATCGCCGCCGAGGTCGCCGAACACAGCGACGAGACGACCGAGCGGTTCAGCCACGAGCCCTACCGCGTCCGGACGAAGGACGGCGAGGTCCGCTGGGTGAAGGACACCACGAAGGTCGTCCGCGACGAGGCCGGCGAGATCACCCACTACATGGGGTACCTAGTCGACATCACCGAGCGCACGGTCCGGGAGCGGGAGCTGGAGGAGTCCGAGCAGCGCTACCGCACGCTGATCGATCACTTCCCCAACGGCGCCGTCGCCCTGGTCGACGAGGACCTCCGCTACCGGACCGTGGGCGGCGAACCGGAGCGGATCGCGGACCTGACCGCCGACGAACTGGAAGGGGAGCCGGTCGCCGAAGCGGTGTCGCCGGAGCTGGCGGCCGAACTCGTCCCCCGCTACGAGGCCGCCCTCGAAGGGACAGCCGACTCGTTCGAAGCGGAACTGGACGGGCGGTGCTTCCAGTTTCAGGTCGTGCCCGTCCGCGACGGGGACGGCGAGGTCTTCGCCGCGCTCGGCACCTCGCAGGACGTCACCGAACGGACGAAGCACGAGCGGATGCTGACCAAGTACGAGGCCATCGTCGAGACGATCGACGACGGCATCTACGTGAAAGACGAGGACGGCCGGTTCACGATCGTCAACGAGGCCTACGCCGAGATGACCGGCTACGACCGCGAGGAGCTGATCGGCGAGCACGCCTCCATGGTAGTCGACGAGTCGACCATCCAGCGGTCGCGGGCGACGTTGGACAGCGGCGACGGGAACCGGGTCATGGAGGCCGACATCGAGACGGCCGGCGGCGACCGGTTGCCGGCCGAGGCGACGTTCGCGACGCTGGAGACGGGCGACGGCGAGTCGGAGGAGATCGGCGTGGTGCGGGACGTGAGCGAACGCAAGGAGCGCGAGCGCGAACTGGAGCGCTACGAGACCATCGTCGAGGCCGTCAACGACGGCGTGTACGTGGTCGACGAGGACGGCCGGTTCACGATGGTCAACGACTCGTACGCCGAGATGACCGGCTACGACCGCGAGGAGCTGATCGGCGAGCACGTCACGACGGTCGTCGACCGGGACGTCGCCGAGGCGGCCCGCGGGGTCGAGGCCGAGATGCGCGACGGGCGCTTCGACGGGACGCCGATCGAGGCCGAACTCGAGACGAGGGACGGCGACCGGGTCCCCGCGGAGGCGACGTTCGCGATACTGGAGACCGGCGACGGCGGGGAGCAGCGCGTCGGCGTCGTGCGAGACGTCACCGACCGACGGGAGTACGAGCGCCGGCTCGAGGCGTCCAACGAGCGACTCGAACAGTTCGCGTACGCCGCCTCCCACGACCTCCAGGAGCCCCTTCGGATGGTCTCCAGCTACCTCCAGCTGATCGAGCGCCGCTACGCCGACGAGCTGGACGACGAGGGCCGGGAGTTCCTGGCGTTCGCGGTCGACGGCGCCGACCGCATGCGGGAGATGATCGAGGGACTGCTCGAGTACTCCCGCATCGAGACCCGGGGCGAGCCGTTCGAGCCCGTCGACCTCGACGACGTGCTCGCGGAGGTCCGCGACGACCTGCAGATCCGGATCGAGGAGACGAACGCCGAGATCGACGCCGAGTCGCTGCCGACCGTCGAGGGCGACCGCGGCCAGCTTCGACAGGTGCTCCAGAACCTGATCGACAACGCCATCGAGTACTCCGGCGACGCGCCGCCCAGGATCCACGTCGGCGCAGAGCGGAACGGAAGCGAGTGGGCAATCTCGGTCAGCGACAGGGGGATCGGCATCGATCCGGACGACGCCGACCGCGTCTTCGAGGTGTTCCAGCGCCTCCACACCCACGAGGAACACGAGGGCACCGGCATCGGCCTCGCGCTGTGTCGCCGCATCGTCGAGCGCCACGGCGTCCAACCGAGCGAAGCGAGGCTGGGCTCGGAGGACGAACAGAGCGAGTCCCGCGGCGTCCGCGCGAACGGGGTGAGCGCGGGCTCGACAGACGGGCGAAGCGAGTCTGTCGGCGGCGACATCCGGATCGACTCCGAACCCGGCGAGGGGACGACGGTCACCTTCACGCTGCCAGCGGCGGACGGCGACCGGTGA
- the mbhE gene encoding hydrogen gas-evolving membrane-bound hydrogenase subunit E → MTAGPDLPVVLVAVALPFTAVALVPTAYRLLGTQTGYLGAAVAAACFALLATQYGATGTVGLEWVPSLGIGLRFRVDGWGLLFALLASGIGVLVFTYSAGYLHGGRELVRYYGALLAFMGSILGVALAADLVALFLFWELTSVASFVLIGYHDDDPESRYAARMAMFVTVGGGLFLLVALLLLWQASGAAFGSPTLSLTAMLENADAMRAALRERGAFVPVLALVAVGAGSKSAQVPLHFWLPNAMAAPTPVSAFLHSATMVKVGVYFLGRVRPLLSSPEWTLLFATVGLVTMTVTAVLAVAATDVKELLAYSTASHLGLMVAAFGFTTAYGAAGGTFHLLNHAAFKAALFLVAGIVAHEAGTRRINDLGGLWRDLPITAAITAVAALGMAGIPFFNGFYSKELVFAAAYEAASELGGLAWAFPVLATLASVFTVLYSLRFLAMFVGEKPTALGEVHRPPLAMLVPPAVLAVVAGTIGIAPEIAVGPVIEPAIAAVGGGPGDPHYVVPTELSPAVAMTAVAIGGGAAAYPSYDRLHRGIRGAVAGAPPARANWWYDRALDGVDRLGAASVPRIQNGLLRTYVGWFVGPACGLALLGYAATGLALPAVDLISVSPTVLLVLLVAVIAAGTATTGPSHVTGVLLLSVLGFMLAIFYILASAPDLALTQLVVETLTLVIFLLVIEELPAYYREVEESIAVRDVVLSLGVGTTVFVTVLLTAGRTESALAGYFTEQAIPEGGGHNVVNVILTDFRAFDTLGESAVIIVAAIAILTLVLTRDRGESP, encoded by the coding sequence ATGACGGCGGGCCCGGACCTGCCGGTCGTTCTCGTCGCGGTCGCGCTCCCGTTCACAGCCGTGGCGCTGGTTCCGACGGCCTACCGCCTGCTCGGGACGCAGACCGGCTATCTCGGCGCGGCCGTCGCCGCTGCCTGCTTCGCCTTGCTGGCGACCCAGTACGGCGCGACTGGCACCGTCGGGCTGGAGTGGGTCCCGTCGCTGGGGATCGGCCTCCGGTTCCGCGTCGACGGCTGGGGACTGCTCTTCGCGCTGCTGGCCAGCGGCATCGGCGTCCTCGTGTTCACCTACTCGGCCGGCTACCTGCACGGCGGGCGGGAACTCGTCCGCTACTACGGCGCCCTGCTGGCCTTCATGGGCTCGATCCTGGGCGTCGCGCTGGCGGCGGACCTGGTCGCGCTGTTCCTGTTCTGGGAGCTGACCAGCGTCGCCTCGTTCGTCCTGATCGGCTACCACGACGACGACCCCGAGTCGCGGTACGCCGCGCGGATGGCGATGTTCGTCACCGTCGGCGGCGGCCTGTTCCTGCTCGTGGCCCTCCTGTTGCTGTGGCAGGCCTCGGGCGCGGCGTTCGGGTCACCCACGCTCTCGCTGACGGCGATGCTGGAGAACGCCGACGCGATGCGGGCAGCCCTCCGCGAGCGAGGGGCGTTCGTCCCGGTCCTCGCCCTGGTCGCCGTCGGCGCGGGGTCGAAGTCCGCGCAGGTGCCGCTGCACTTCTGGCTGCCCAACGCGATGGCCGCGCCGACGCCCGTCTCCGCCTTCCTGCACTCCGCGACGATGGTGAAGGTCGGCGTCTACTTCCTCGGCCGGGTCCGCCCGCTGCTCTCCAGCCCCGAGTGGACGCTGCTGTTCGCCACGGTCGGGCTGGTGACCATGACGGTCACCGCGGTGCTGGCCGTCGCCGCGACCGACGTCAAGGAGCTGCTGGCCTACTCGACGGCGAGCCACCTCGGACTGATGGTCGCCGCGTTCGGGTTCACGACGGCCTACGGCGCGGCCGGCGGTACGTTTCACCTGCTCAATCACGCCGCGTTCAAGGCCGCCCTGTTTCTCGTGGCCGGTATCGTGGCCCACGAGGCCGGCACGCGGCGGATCAACGACCTCGGCGGCCTCTGGCGGGACCTCCCGATCACGGCCGCCATCACCGCGGTCGCGGCGCTCGGGATGGCGGGCATCCCCTTCTTCAACGGCTTCTACTCCAAGGAGCTGGTCTTCGCAGCGGCCTACGAGGCGGCCAGCGAACTCGGCGGCCTCGCTTGGGCGTTCCCCGTCCTCGCGACGCTGGCCAGCGTGTTCACGGTGCTGTACTCGCTTCGCTTCCTCGCGATGTTCGTCGGCGAGAAGCCGACCGCGCTGGGCGAGGTCCACCGGCCGCCGCTCGCGATGCTCGTTCCGCCGGCCGTCCTCGCCGTCGTCGCCGGGACGATCGGGATCGCGCCCGAAATCGCCGTCGGCCCGGTGATCGAACCGGCCATCGCGGCCGTCGGCGGCGGGCCCGGGGACCCACACTATGTGGTTCCGACGGAACTGTCCCCCGCGGTGGCGATGACGGCCGTCGCCATCGGCGGCGGCGCGGCGGCCTACCCGTCGTACGACCGCCTCCACCGCGGGATCCGGGGAGCGGTCGCCGGCGCGCCGCCCGCGCGGGCGAACTGGTGGTACGACCGCGCGCTCGACGGCGTCGACCGGCTCGGGGCGGCGTCGGTCCCGCGGATCCAGAACGGCCTGCTGCGGACCTACGTGGGCTGGTTCGTCGGGCCGGCCTGCGGGCTCGCACTGCTGGGCTACGCCGCGACCGGGCTGGCACTGCCCGCGGTCGACCTGATCAGCGTCTCCCCGACCGTACTGCTGGTGTTGCTGGTGGCCGTCATCGCGGCCGGCACGGCGACCACGGGCCCGTCGCACGTGACGGGCGTCCTGCTGCTCTCCGTGCTGGGGTTCATGCTCGCCATCTTCTACATCCTGGCCAGCGCGCCCGACCTCGCGCTGACGCAGCTGGTCGTCGAGACGCTGACGCTGGTGATCTTCCTGCTCGTGATCGAGGAACTGCCGGCCTACTACCGCGAGGTTGAGGAGTCGATCGCGGTCAGGGACGTCGTCCTCTCGCTGGGCGTGGGCACCACCGTCTTCGTGACCGTCCTCCTGACGGCCGGGCGGACCGAGTCCGCGCTCGCTGGCTACTTCACCGAGCAGGCGATCCCGGAGGGCGGCGGGCACAACGTCGTGAACGTGATCCTCACGGACTTCCGCGCGTTCGACACGCTCGGGGAGTCGGCGGTGATCATCGTCGCCGCGATCGCGATCCTGACGCTCGTCCTGACCCGAGACAGGGGTGAGTCGCCGTGA
- a CDS encoding MnhB domain-containing protein: MSTVITRTTTRAVVPLIVVVAVSLFVQGHNLPGGGFIGGVLTAVAFVLIYITYGLDFLELALLGSVAETGGDPFEDRIVDAYRRLFVFGLALAVGSGLTAMAFGFPFLSQSFVIYHDVPLYHEIELASALAFDLGIYCVVVGGLLTILSVVGSE; the protein is encoded by the coding sequence GTGAGCACGGTCATCACCCGGACGACGACGCGGGCCGTCGTCCCGCTGATCGTCGTCGTCGCCGTCTCGCTGTTCGTCCAGGGGCACAACCTGCCCGGCGGCGGGTTCATCGGCGGCGTCCTCACGGCCGTCGCGTTCGTGCTGATCTACATCACCTACGGACTGGACTTCCTCGAGCTGGCGCTGCTGGGCAGCGTCGCCGAGACCGGCGGGGACCCGTTCGAGGACCGCATCGTCGACGCCTACCGGCGGCTGTTCGTGTTCGGCCTAGCGCTGGCCGTCGGCAGCGGCCTGACCGCGATGGCCTTCGGCTTCCCCTTCCTCAGCCAGTCGTTCGTGATCTACCACGACGTGCCGCTGTACCACGAGATCGAACTCGCCAGCGCGCTCGCCTTCGACCTCGGCATCTACTGCGTGGTCGTCGGCGGCCTGCTAACGATCCTCTCGGTGGTGGGATCGGAATGA
- a CDS encoding sodium:proton antiporter: MTLVLATLLGLLFAFGTYLLLRRDLVWVIWGLAIVSQAANAYLLTVAGIAVPGVESVPVLGHGAEGAVPETADPLVQALVLTAIVISFGMTAFALVVTYRVYEEHDTIDVFEIGGER; the protein is encoded by the coding sequence ATGACGCTCGTACTCGCCACGCTGCTGGGACTGTTGTTCGCCTTCGGCACCTACCTGCTGTTGCGCCGTGACCTCGTGTGGGTGATCTGGGGACTGGCCATCGTCAGCCAGGCGGCCAACGCCTACCTGCTGACGGTCGCCGGGATCGCCGTTCCGGGCGTCGAGTCCGTCCCCGTCCTCGGTCACGGGGCCGAGGGAGCGGTCCCGGAGACGGCCGACCCGCTCGTCCAGGCGCTGGTGCTGACGGCCATCGTCATCAGCTTCGGGATGACCGCCTTCGCGCTGGTGGTCACCTACCGCGTCTACGAGGAGCACGACACCATCGACGTGTTCGAGATCGGGGGTGAGCGCTGA
- a CDS encoding complex I subunit 5 family protein — protein sequence MAADALAVAPLLVPLLAATAALLTRRWPVIRTSVSVAGVVAYAGVVALVAWRVVVAPDAPGAVAYQVGDWPAPFGITLVVDALSAFVLVLTAAVALPAMLSSVRYLLPEDEDVYYHPLYHFLLVGITGALLTGDLFNLFVWFEVLLMATYVLVSFYGGVAHTRATLWFLVLNIVASAVMLVAIGGLYATTGTLNMADMARRLARPAASGVAVGPVVGLSALLFAVFALKAGLVPFQFWVPSAYTAAPLPATALLAGAVKKVGVYAILRLYFTVLSPASVPVSLPGVAGDSPLAFLGPVLLLMAAASVVFGGLGAIRGRSVEEVLAYSSIGQVGFIAIPVAIAALVPSPARELAVAAGLVYALNHTLAKGMLFLAAATVRSAAGTSRLSELGGLAGRFPALSSAFMVGALALIGIPPLSGFFGKFLVFDAAVRADRSLTLAVLVGGSLLTIAYTTRAWLRGFWGERTAAVETAVRDPAQVAVVVAMALAVAAVGVGFEVVFAFAEAAAEAATDTDAYVEVVAPTGGVEE from the coding sequence ATGGCGGCCGACGCGCTCGCCGTCGCGCCGCTTCTGGTCCCGCTGCTCGCGGCCACCGCGGCGCTGCTGACGCGGCGCTGGCCCGTGATCCGGACGTCGGTCAGCGTGGCCGGCGTCGTCGCGTACGCCGGCGTCGTCGCGCTGGTCGCGTGGCGGGTCGTCGTCGCCCCGGACGCCCCCGGGGCCGTGGCCTACCAGGTCGGCGACTGGCCGGCGCCGTTCGGCATCACGCTGGTCGTCGACGCGCTGTCGGCGTTCGTGCTCGTCCTGACCGCGGCCGTCGCCCTGCCGGCGATGCTGTCCTCGGTCCGGTACCTCCTGCCGGAGGACGAGGACGTCTACTACCACCCGCTGTACCACTTCCTGCTGGTGGGCATCACCGGCGCCCTGCTGACGGGCGACCTGTTCAACCTGTTCGTCTGGTTCGAGGTGCTGCTGATGGCGACCTACGTCCTCGTCTCGTTCTACGGCGGCGTCGCGCACACGCGGGCGACGCTGTGGTTCCTGGTGCTCAACATCGTCGCCAGTGCGGTCATGCTCGTCGCTATCGGCGGCCTGTACGCGACGACGGGGACGCTCAACATGGCCGACATGGCCCGGCGGCTGGCCCGGCCGGCGGCCTCCGGCGTCGCCGTGGGGCCGGTCGTCGGGCTGTCGGCGCTCCTGTTCGCCGTCTTCGCGCTGAAGGCCGGCCTCGTTCCCTTCCAGTTCTGGGTCCCCAGCGCCTACACGGCAGCGCCGCTGCCGGCCACCGCGCTGCTGGCCGGCGCCGTCAAGAAGGTGGGCGTCTACGCCATCCTGCGGCTGTACTTCACCGTCCTGTCCCCGGCGAGCGTCCCCGTGAGCCTGCCGGGCGTCGCAGGCGACTCGCCGCTGGCCTTCCTCGGGCCCGTGCTGCTGCTCATGGCTGCCGCGAGCGTCGTCTTCGGCGGTCTGGGCGCGATCCGGGGCCGCTCCGTCGAGGAGGTGCTGGCCTACTCCAGCATCGGCCAGGTCGGGTTCATCGCGATCCCAGTGGCCATCGCCGCGCTCGTCCCGTCGCCGGCCCGGGAGCTGGCCGTCGCCGCCGGGCTGGTGTACGCGCTGAACCACACGCTCGCGAAGGGGATGCTGTTCCTGGCCGCGGCGACCGTCCGGAGCGCGGCGGGCACGAGCCGGCTGTCGGAACTGGGCGGCCTCGCCGGCCGGTTCCCGGCGCTGTCCAGCGCGTTCATGGTCGGCGCGCTGGCGCTGATCGGGATCCCGCCGCTGTCGGGCTTCTTCGGCAAGTTCCTCGTGTTCGACGCGGCCGTCCGGGCCGACCGCTCGCTGACGCTCGCGGTGCTGGTCGGCGGGTCGCTTTTGACCATCGCCTACACGACCCGGGCCTGGCTCCGCGGGTTCTGGGGGGAGCGGACGGCCGCGGTGGAGACGGCGGTCCGCGACCCGGCACAGGTCGCCGTCGTCGTCGCCATGGCGCTGGCCGTGGCGGCCGTCGGCGTCGGCTTCGAGGTGGTCTTCGCGTTCGCGGAGGCCGCGGCCGAGGCGGCGACCGACACCGACGCGTACGTGGAGGTCGTCGCTCCGACCGGAGGTGTCGAGGAATGA
- a CDS encoding Na+/H+ antiporter subunit E yields MKTRTWPVFGVALGALLVFVRGVQPTAEALAGQFLFGLAIGLPIAYLFRRFYPDRIDPVRGVRALPYVALYLLAFGREVVVANLDLAYRALAPDPPLAPEVIYVPLRVETELGITSIANTVTLTPGTVALDYDDDRNAIYVHVIDERDLSDVVAAIREWEDYALVALNERRRPGDEAGDVIVTGGEESGD; encoded by the coding sequence ATGAAGACGCGCACCTGGCCGGTGTTCGGCGTCGCGCTCGGGGCGCTGCTCGTGTTCGTCCGGGGCGTCCAGCCGACCGCCGAGGCGCTCGCCGGCCAGTTCCTGTTCGGACTGGCCATCGGACTGCCCATCGCGTACCTGTTCCGGCGGTTCTACCCCGACCGGATCGACCCGGTCCGCGGCGTCCGGGCGCTCCCGTACGTGGCGCTGTACCTCCTCGCCTTCGGCCGCGAGGTCGTCGTCGCCAACCTCGACCTCGCGTACCGGGCGCTCGCGCCGGACCCGCCGCTGGCCCCTGAGGTCATCTACGTCCCGCTGCGGGTCGAGACGGAACTGGGGATCACCAGCATCGCCAACACCGTCACGCTCACGCCCGGAACGGTCGCGCTGGACTACGACGACGACCGCAACGCCATCTACGTCCACGTGATCGACGAGCGGGACCTGTCCGACGTCGTGGCCGCCATCCGCGAGTGGGAGGACTATGCGCTCGTGGCGCTGAACGAACGGCGCCGCCCGGGCGACGAGGCCGGCGACGTCATCGTCACGGGAGGTGAGGAGAGTGGCGACTGA